From one Nothobranchius furzeri strain GRZ-AD chromosome 2, NfurGRZ-RIMD1, whole genome shotgun sequence genomic stretch:
- the camta2 gene encoding calmodulin-binding transcription activator 2 isoform X1: MSNGEMVSTETENKGQRKVFLPNKLLECLPHSSCLPNERLRWNTNEEITSYLISFERHDEWLSCTLKTRPKNGSVILYNRKKVKYRKDGYCWKKRKDGKTTREDHMKLKVQGMECLYGCYVHSSIVPTFHRRCYWLLQNPDIVLVHYLNVPSLEDSGKCSPLLCTVSDRHDSARWNQDDLLSQLKPMFHSVKCSLGSGDFSIEELVQHLLDRQRTKPQPRTHTCLCNTNQVSSGANIPHRCNSTKHRIISPKLPPSCGRLAPSPLSSELGEAGQGAGEPKLPHLQAQSSPVSSPSPSSTSASSPTISMGNHGNGFYSDHHSSMAAVALPQNAVIVMATATALPGGGGGQVCGVRAEEAGQRTSFGPLLLSPALTPVGKPASPSPPASSPAPPSLPSPAVQTTLSLTLLPSPVISGLLLTPSSSNTSPPTAASLCSPSSSLSSSSLPPFITPAFDPDSFLNSPTQGQTYGGPLPSSSPIKVSTTTPFSHPTLSLSLSPTTSTPPSSVSPPSSLSSLSTSPSSSVSPPSSSLPPSLALTLSPTSSVAPPILPLCLELGEGVREEAGVDDEEVKDQSEDEGRAPPTKLALLQTNHTPSSSSPRRQTDSSSASLLLVCQDTLSPTPPSTNQKEGQPDGQQILVLAQTNHMSTSEAPPPAGISHQPLDLQLLSVPANSKDDVVSVTPSPPTAVAMDTTSLTTAPVQVKEERRRSHNSDDACMDTHSAEEAEPAERGGEELDISFDSQFPDLISDLITEEPSPAAAPPPVASPAVFPTGVRYVVPPQPSPSSSFLPFPHPLPTSSSTRLASITDFSPEWSYPEGGVKVLITGPWSEPSAQYSCVFDQNVVPASLIQPGVLRCYCPAHEAGLVCLQVLESRGSVSSSVLFEYRARNASSLPSSQLDWLSLDDNQFRMSILERLEQMERRMAEMAARDHHHPPPPHPPQQRGSQLATPPPPPTPEDHQQSSQWFERRIVGVCERMMGGARWGPGGGGRLHHSARHRGMTLLHLAAAQGYTHLIHTLMHWRSVNSDSLDLEQEVDPLNVDHFSCTPLMWACALGHQRAAELLYGWNSLALGIPDSLGRLPLAVARSRGHTRLATVLEELHTQRALRVARDTHTPQPPPSPASASPDTGLSSSSSLPSPSDPSSPSPSSAYSSGPTPMDTSPSSPSSVSSSVSLPMSPPSPSSFPSVSVWEAEPNPALSTGLTAGGSRDPSLYLMDFENTLTSGGRRPHPGATLEEHLLSYSENAENEGEEEYLEEEVLQVDMAALAEQIIEATPERIKQEDFPRGAESPLRERRDNPAIQDTWLAAYLEMVDCHTDPPPRRVCPPSPLSALALQRLRPPSSAAWAEFLNASANGKMERDFALLTLTDGEQRELYEAARIIQNAFRRYKGRRLKEQQDVAAAVIQRCYRKYKQLTWIALKYALYKKMTQAAILIQSKFRSYYEQKRFQQSRRAAVLIQQYYRSYKEYERLKQAPRNAATHNPKIKGSFLTKKQDQAARKIMRFLRRCRHRIKELKQTKELERRGLTT; the protein is encoded by the exons ATGAGCAACGGGGAGATGGTTTCCACGGAGACAG agaatAAAGGACAGAGGAAAGTGTTTCTCCCCAACAAGCTGCTGGAGTGTCTCCCTCATTCCTCCTGTCTACCTAACGAGCGTCTCAGGTGGAACACTAACGag GAGATCACCTCCTACCTGATATCTTTTGAGAGACATGATGAGTGGCTCTCCTGCACCTTGAAGACCAG gCCCAAGAACGGCAGTGTCATCCTGTACAACAGAAAGAAGGTGAAGTACAGGAAGGACGGCTACTGCTGGAAGAAAAGGAAGGATGGAAAAACCACAAGAGAGGACCACATGAAGCTGAAGGTCCAGGGCATGGAG TGCCTCTACGGTTGCTACGTCCATTCCTCCATTGTGCCAACATTCCACAGACGATGCTACTGGCTGCTGCAG AATCCAGACATCGTTCTGGTCCACTACCTGAATGTACCATCACTGGAGGATTCTGGGAAATGCAGTCCACTTTTATGTACTGTGTCCGACCGCCATGACAGCGCCAGGTGGAACCAAGATGACCTGCTGAGCCAGCTGAAGCCCATGT TCCACAGTGTCAAGTGCTCTCTGGGTTCTGGAGACTTCAGCATCGAGGAGTTGGTTCAGCACCTGCTGGATCGACAGAGAACCAAACCTCAGCcccgcacacacacctgtctctGTAACACCAACCAGG TGTCCTCTGGAGCAAACATTCCTCACCGCTGCAACAGCACCAAGCACCGGATCATCTCCCCCAAGCTCCCGCCATCCTGTGGCAGGCTCGCCCCCTCCCCCCTCTCTTCTGAGCTGGGGGAGGCAGGCCAGGGGGCGGGGGAGCCCAAACTGCCTCACCTGCAGGCTCAGAGCAGCCCCGTCTCATCCCCCAGTCCCTCGTCCAC CTCCGCCTCGTCCCCCACCATCAGCATGGGTAACCATGGTAACGGCTTCTACAGCGACCACCACAGTAGCATGGCTGCGGTGGCTCTGCCTCAGAACGCTGTCATCGTCATGGCAACGGCCACTGCCCTcccaggaggaggaggggggcagGTGTGCGGGGTCAGGGCTGAGGAGGCGGGGCAGAGGACGAGCTTTGGTCCACTGCTGCTTTCCCCCGCCCTCACTCCTGTTGGAAAGCCTGCCTCCCCCTCCCCTCCAGCCTCCTCACCCGCCCCCCCATCCCTTCCCTCGCCCGCTGTGCAAACCACCCTCTCCCTCACCCTCCTTCCTTCGCCTGTCATCAGTGGCCTCCTCCTCACCCCATCCTCCTCCAACACCTCCCCTCCTACAGCAGCCTCCCTTTGctctccctcctcctccctttcatcatcctcactccccCCGTTCATCACCCCAGCCTTTGACCCGGACTCCTTCCTTAACTCTCCCACACAGGGGCAGACTTACGGTggccctctccccagctcctcccctATTAAGGTCAGCACCACCACCCCCTTTTCTCACCCCACCCTCTCACTTTCCCTCTCTCCCACCACATCTACTCCTCCATCCTCTGTGTCTCCCCCTTCttccctctcctctctctccacctcccCTTCCTCCTCTGTCTCCCCTCCTTCGTCTTCCCTCCCGCCCTCCCTTGCCCTTACCCTCTCTCCCACCTCCTCTGTGGCCCCGCCCATTCTCCCCCTCTGCCTCGAGCTGGGTGAGGGGGTGAGGGAGGAGGCTGGGGTTGATGACGAGGAGGTGAAGGATCAGTCTGAGGATGAAGGTAGAGCTCCGCCCACCAAGCTGGCACTGCTGCAG ACAAACCACACCCCCTCCAGCTCATCTCCACGGCGACAGACGGATTCTAGCTCCGCCTCCCTGCTCTTGGTTTGTCAAGACACACTGAGCCCGACCCCTCCGTCCACCAATCAGAAGGAGGGACAGCCTGATGGGCAGCAGATACTGGTCCTCGCTCAAACCAATCACATGTCTACATCTGAAGCTCCGCCCCCAGCTGGGATATCCCATCAGCCCCTAGACCTGCAGCTGTTGTCAGTTCCAGCTAATTCCAAGGATGATGTGGTGTCCGTCACCCCCTCTCCTCCTACAGCTGTTGCCATGGATACCACTTCCCTAACAACGGCCCCAGTCCAGGTGAAGGAGGAGAGGAGGCGGAGCCACAACTCAGATGATGCATGCATGGACACACACTCAGCTGAGGAGGCGGAGCCTGCTGAGCGTGGAGGGGAGGAGCTTGATATCTCGTTCGACAGCCAGTTTCCTGACCTCATCTCTGACCTCATCACCGAGGAGCCAAGTCCCGCCGCCGCTCCGCCTCCAGTAGCGAGCCCGGCCGTGTTCCCAACGGGGGTTCGATACGTGGTGCCTCCACAGCCCtcaccctcctcctccttcctccctTTCCCTCACCCTCTGCCCACCTCGTCCTCAACACGCCTCGCCTCCATCACGGACTTCTCTCCAGAGTGGTCGTACCCAGAG GGGGGGGTGAAGGTTCTGATCACCGGCCCGTGGAGCGAGCCTTCAGCTCAATACTCATGTGTGTTTGACCAGAATGTTGTCCCCGCATCTCTGATCCAGCCTGGAGTCCTACGCTGCTACTGTCCAG CCCACGAGGCCGGTCTggtgtgtctgcaggttctggagtCCAGAGGTTCAGTTTCCTCATCGGTTCTGTTTGAGTACAGAGCGAGGAACGCCAGCTCTCTGCCCAGCTCTCAGCTCGACTGGCTCTCATTGGATG ATAATCAGTTCAGGATGTCCATCCTGGAGCGGCTGGAGCAGATGGAGCGCAGGATGGCAGAGATGGCTGCACGCGACCACcaccaccctcctcctcctcatcctcctcagcaGCGCGGCAGCCAGCTGGCCACGCCCCCTCCTCCTCCCACTCCTGAAGACCACCAACAG tcctcTCAGTGGTTTGAGAGGAGGATAGTAGGGGTGTGTGAGAGGATGATGGGAGGAGCACGATGGGGgccaggaggaggagggaggcttCATCACTCAGCTCGCCACCGTGGGATGACCCTGCTCCACCTGGCTGCTGCTCAGGGATACACACACCTGATACACACCCTCATGCACTGgag aagtgTGAATAGTGACAGTCTGGACCTGGAACAGGAAGTGGATCCTCTAAACGTAGATCACTTCTCCTGCACTCctctg atgtgGGCGTGTGCTCTGggccaccagagggcagcagagcTCCTGTACGGCTGGAACAGTCTGGCTCTGGGGATCCCCGACTCTCTGGGCCGCCTGCCGCTCGCCGTGGCCCGGTCCAGAGGACACACCCGCCTGGCTACGGTTCTGGAGGAGCTACACACACAACGTGCACTCAGGGTGGCTCGGGACACACACACCCCCCAGCCGCCTCCATCCCCAGCGTCTGCCAGCCCGGatacag GTCTCAGCTCCTCCAGCAGCCTGCCCTCCCCCAGCGATCCCTCCTCCCCCTCTCCAAGCTCCGCCTACTCTAGTGGCCCCACCCCAATGGACACCTCCCCCTCTTCTCCTTCGTCTGTTTCTTCTTCCGTCTCGCTGCCCATGTCCccaccctccccctcctccttccCATCAGTGTCTGTGTGGGAGGCGGAGCCAAACCCAGCCTTGAGTACAG gtCTGACCGCTGGTGGCTCCAGAGACCCCTCCCTCTACCTCATGGACTTTGAGAACACGCTCACATCAGGTGGGCGGAGACCTCACCCAGGTGCCACGCTGGAGGAGCACCTGCTGAGCTACAGTGAGAATGCTGAGAACGAAGGAGAAGAGGAGTACCTGGAGGAGGAGGTGCTGCAG GTGGACATGGCCGCTCTGGCTGAACAGATCATCGAGGCGACTCCAGAGCGAATCAAACAGGAAGACTTCCCCAGGGGGGCGGAGTCTCCCCTCAGAGAAAGGCGGGACAACCCAGCCATTCAGGACACCTGGTTGGCTGCCTACCTGGAGATGGTCGACTGCCACACAGACCCCCCGCCCAG GCGGGTGTGCCCCCCCTCTCCTCTCAGTGCTCTGGCTCTCCAGAGGCTCCGCCCTCCCTCGTCTGCAGCGTGGGCGGAGTTTCTGAATGCTTCAGCCAATGGGAAGATGGAGAGGGACTTTGCTCTTCTGACTCTGACTGACGGGGAGCAGAGGGAGCTGTATGAGGCCGCCAGGATCATCCAGAACGCCTTCAGGAGGTACAAG
- the camta2 gene encoding calmodulin-binding transcription activator 2 isoform X2 yields the protein MSNGEMVSTETENKGQRKVFLPNKLLECLPHSSCLPNERLRWNTNEEITSYLISFERHDEWLSCTLKTRPKNGSVILYNRKKVKYRKDGYCWKKRKDGKTTREDHMKLKVQGMECLYGCYVHSSIVPTFHRRCYWLLQNPDIVLVHYLNVPSLEDSGKCSPLLCTVSDRHDSARWNQDDLLSQLKPMFHSVKCSLGSGDFSIEELVQHLLDRQRTKPQPRTHTCLCNTNQVSSGANIPHRCNSTKHRIISPKLPPSCGRLAPSPLSSELGEAGQGAGEPKLPHLQAQSSPVSSPSPSSTSASSPTISMGNHGNGFYSDHHSSMAAVALPQNAVIVMATATALPGGGGGQVCGVRAEEAGQRTSFGPLLLSPALTPVGKPASPSPPASSPAPPSLPSPAVQTTLSLTLLPSPVISGLLLTPSSSNTSPPTAASLCSPSSSLSSSSLPPFITPAFDPDSFLNSPTQGQTYGGPLPSSSPIKVSTTTPFSHPTLSLSLSPTTSTPPSSVSPPSSLSSLSTSPSSSVSPPSSSLPPSLALTLSPTSSVAPPILPLCLELGEGVREEAGVDDEEVKDQSEDEGRAPPTKLALLQTNHTPSSSSPRRQTDSSSASLLLVCQDTLSPTPPSTNQKEGQPDGQQILVLAQTNHMSTSEAPPPAGISHQPLDLQLLSVPANSKDDVVSVTPSPPTAVAMDTTSLTTAPVQVKEERRRSHNSDDACMDTHSAEEAEPAERGGEELDISFDSQFPDLISDLITEEPSPAAAPPPVASPAVFPTGVRYVVPPQPSPSSSFLPFPHPLPTSSSTRLASITDFSPEWSYPEGGVKVLITGPWSEPSAQYSCVFDQNVVPASLIQPGVLRCYCPAHEAGLVCLQVLESRGSVSSSVLFEYRARNASSLPSSQLDWLSLDDNQFRMSILERLEQMERRMAEMAARDHHHPPPPHPPQQRGSQLATPPPPPTPEDHQQWFERRIVGVCERMMGGARWGPGGGGRLHHSARHRGMTLLHLAAAQGYTHLIHTLMHWRSVNSDSLDLEQEVDPLNVDHFSCTPLMWACALGHQRAAELLYGWNSLALGIPDSLGRLPLAVARSRGHTRLATVLEELHTQRALRVARDTHTPQPPPSPASASPDTGLSSSSSLPSPSDPSSPSPSSAYSSGPTPMDTSPSSPSSVSSSVSLPMSPPSPSSFPSVSVWEAEPNPALSTGLTAGGSRDPSLYLMDFENTLTSGGRRPHPGATLEEHLLSYSENAENEGEEEYLEEEVLQVDMAALAEQIIEATPERIKQEDFPRGAESPLRERRDNPAIQDTWLAAYLEMVDCHTDPPPRRVCPPSPLSALALQRLRPPSSAAWAEFLNASANGKMERDFALLTLTDGEQRELYEAARIIQNAFRRYKGRRLKEQQDVAAAVIQRCYRKYKQLTWIALKYALYKKMTQAAILIQSKFRSYYEQKRFQQSRRAAVLIQQYYRSYKEYERLKQAPRNAATHNPKIKGSFLTKKQDQAARKIMRFLRRCRHRIKELKQTKELERRGLTT from the exons ATGAGCAACGGGGAGATGGTTTCCACGGAGACAG agaatAAAGGACAGAGGAAAGTGTTTCTCCCCAACAAGCTGCTGGAGTGTCTCCCTCATTCCTCCTGTCTACCTAACGAGCGTCTCAGGTGGAACACTAACGag GAGATCACCTCCTACCTGATATCTTTTGAGAGACATGATGAGTGGCTCTCCTGCACCTTGAAGACCAG gCCCAAGAACGGCAGTGTCATCCTGTACAACAGAAAGAAGGTGAAGTACAGGAAGGACGGCTACTGCTGGAAGAAAAGGAAGGATGGAAAAACCACAAGAGAGGACCACATGAAGCTGAAGGTCCAGGGCATGGAG TGCCTCTACGGTTGCTACGTCCATTCCTCCATTGTGCCAACATTCCACAGACGATGCTACTGGCTGCTGCAG AATCCAGACATCGTTCTGGTCCACTACCTGAATGTACCATCACTGGAGGATTCTGGGAAATGCAGTCCACTTTTATGTACTGTGTCCGACCGCCATGACAGCGCCAGGTGGAACCAAGATGACCTGCTGAGCCAGCTGAAGCCCATGT TCCACAGTGTCAAGTGCTCTCTGGGTTCTGGAGACTTCAGCATCGAGGAGTTGGTTCAGCACCTGCTGGATCGACAGAGAACCAAACCTCAGCcccgcacacacacctgtctctGTAACACCAACCAGG TGTCCTCTGGAGCAAACATTCCTCACCGCTGCAACAGCACCAAGCACCGGATCATCTCCCCCAAGCTCCCGCCATCCTGTGGCAGGCTCGCCCCCTCCCCCCTCTCTTCTGAGCTGGGGGAGGCAGGCCAGGGGGCGGGGGAGCCCAAACTGCCTCACCTGCAGGCTCAGAGCAGCCCCGTCTCATCCCCCAGTCCCTCGTCCAC CTCCGCCTCGTCCCCCACCATCAGCATGGGTAACCATGGTAACGGCTTCTACAGCGACCACCACAGTAGCATGGCTGCGGTGGCTCTGCCTCAGAACGCTGTCATCGTCATGGCAACGGCCACTGCCCTcccaggaggaggaggggggcagGTGTGCGGGGTCAGGGCTGAGGAGGCGGGGCAGAGGACGAGCTTTGGTCCACTGCTGCTTTCCCCCGCCCTCACTCCTGTTGGAAAGCCTGCCTCCCCCTCCCCTCCAGCCTCCTCACCCGCCCCCCCATCCCTTCCCTCGCCCGCTGTGCAAACCACCCTCTCCCTCACCCTCCTTCCTTCGCCTGTCATCAGTGGCCTCCTCCTCACCCCATCCTCCTCCAACACCTCCCCTCCTACAGCAGCCTCCCTTTGctctccctcctcctccctttcatcatcctcactccccCCGTTCATCACCCCAGCCTTTGACCCGGACTCCTTCCTTAACTCTCCCACACAGGGGCAGACTTACGGTggccctctccccagctcctcccctATTAAGGTCAGCACCACCACCCCCTTTTCTCACCCCACCCTCTCACTTTCCCTCTCTCCCACCACATCTACTCCTCCATCCTCTGTGTCTCCCCCTTCttccctctcctctctctccacctcccCTTCCTCCTCTGTCTCCCCTCCTTCGTCTTCCCTCCCGCCCTCCCTTGCCCTTACCCTCTCTCCCACCTCCTCTGTGGCCCCGCCCATTCTCCCCCTCTGCCTCGAGCTGGGTGAGGGGGTGAGGGAGGAGGCTGGGGTTGATGACGAGGAGGTGAAGGATCAGTCTGAGGATGAAGGTAGAGCTCCGCCCACCAAGCTGGCACTGCTGCAG ACAAACCACACCCCCTCCAGCTCATCTCCACGGCGACAGACGGATTCTAGCTCCGCCTCCCTGCTCTTGGTTTGTCAAGACACACTGAGCCCGACCCCTCCGTCCACCAATCAGAAGGAGGGACAGCCTGATGGGCAGCAGATACTGGTCCTCGCTCAAACCAATCACATGTCTACATCTGAAGCTCCGCCCCCAGCTGGGATATCCCATCAGCCCCTAGACCTGCAGCTGTTGTCAGTTCCAGCTAATTCCAAGGATGATGTGGTGTCCGTCACCCCCTCTCCTCCTACAGCTGTTGCCATGGATACCACTTCCCTAACAACGGCCCCAGTCCAGGTGAAGGAGGAGAGGAGGCGGAGCCACAACTCAGATGATGCATGCATGGACACACACTCAGCTGAGGAGGCGGAGCCTGCTGAGCGTGGAGGGGAGGAGCTTGATATCTCGTTCGACAGCCAGTTTCCTGACCTCATCTCTGACCTCATCACCGAGGAGCCAAGTCCCGCCGCCGCTCCGCCTCCAGTAGCGAGCCCGGCCGTGTTCCCAACGGGGGTTCGATACGTGGTGCCTCCACAGCCCtcaccctcctcctccttcctccctTTCCCTCACCCTCTGCCCACCTCGTCCTCAACACGCCTCGCCTCCATCACGGACTTCTCTCCAGAGTGGTCGTACCCAGAG GGGGGGGTGAAGGTTCTGATCACCGGCCCGTGGAGCGAGCCTTCAGCTCAATACTCATGTGTGTTTGACCAGAATGTTGTCCCCGCATCTCTGATCCAGCCTGGAGTCCTACGCTGCTACTGTCCAG CCCACGAGGCCGGTCTggtgtgtctgcaggttctggagtCCAGAGGTTCAGTTTCCTCATCGGTTCTGTTTGAGTACAGAGCGAGGAACGCCAGCTCTCTGCCCAGCTCTCAGCTCGACTGGCTCTCATTGGATG ATAATCAGTTCAGGATGTCCATCCTGGAGCGGCTGGAGCAGATGGAGCGCAGGATGGCAGAGATGGCTGCACGCGACCACcaccaccctcctcctcctcatcctcctcagcaGCGCGGCAGCCAGCTGGCCACGCCCCCTCCTCCTCCCACTCCTGAAGACCACCAACAG TGGTTTGAGAGGAGGATAGTAGGGGTGTGTGAGAGGATGATGGGAGGAGCACGATGGGGgccaggaggaggagggaggcttCATCACTCAGCTCGCCACCGTGGGATGACCCTGCTCCACCTGGCTGCTGCTCAGGGATACACACACCTGATACACACCCTCATGCACTGgag aagtgTGAATAGTGACAGTCTGGACCTGGAACAGGAAGTGGATCCTCTAAACGTAGATCACTTCTCCTGCACTCctctg atgtgGGCGTGTGCTCTGggccaccagagggcagcagagcTCCTGTACGGCTGGAACAGTCTGGCTCTGGGGATCCCCGACTCTCTGGGCCGCCTGCCGCTCGCCGTGGCCCGGTCCAGAGGACACACCCGCCTGGCTACGGTTCTGGAGGAGCTACACACACAACGTGCACTCAGGGTGGCTCGGGACACACACACCCCCCAGCCGCCTCCATCCCCAGCGTCTGCCAGCCCGGatacag GTCTCAGCTCCTCCAGCAGCCTGCCCTCCCCCAGCGATCCCTCCTCCCCCTCTCCAAGCTCCGCCTACTCTAGTGGCCCCACCCCAATGGACACCTCCCCCTCTTCTCCTTCGTCTGTTTCTTCTTCCGTCTCGCTGCCCATGTCCccaccctccccctcctccttccCATCAGTGTCTGTGTGGGAGGCGGAGCCAAACCCAGCCTTGAGTACAG gtCTGACCGCTGGTGGCTCCAGAGACCCCTCCCTCTACCTCATGGACTTTGAGAACACGCTCACATCAGGTGGGCGGAGACCTCACCCAGGTGCCACGCTGGAGGAGCACCTGCTGAGCTACAGTGAGAATGCTGAGAACGAAGGAGAAGAGGAGTACCTGGAGGAGGAGGTGCTGCAG GTGGACATGGCCGCTCTGGCTGAACAGATCATCGAGGCGACTCCAGAGCGAATCAAACAGGAAGACTTCCCCAGGGGGGCGGAGTCTCCCCTCAGAGAAAGGCGGGACAACCCAGCCATTCAGGACACCTGGTTGGCTGCCTACCTGGAGATGGTCGACTGCCACACAGACCCCCCGCCCAG GCGGGTGTGCCCCCCCTCTCCTCTCAGTGCTCTGGCTCTCCAGAGGCTCCGCCCTCCCTCGTCTGCAGCGTGGGCGGAGTTTCTGAATGCTTCAGCCAATGGGAAGATGGAGAGGGACTTTGCTCTTCTGACTCTGACTGACGGGGAGCAGAGGGAGCTGTATGAGGCCGCCAGGATCATCCAGAACGCCTTCAGGAGGTACAAG